One genomic window of Undibacterium cyanobacteriorum includes the following:
- a CDS encoding response regulator transcription factor, whose protein sequence is MTDSNSTKLMIVDAHPVVRAGIRHIVKNVPQIEVVAEASTGQEAIKLARQIETRIILIEIALNDRNGIDVLKQIKREFPQVGILVFSSHREDQYAIRSLKAGASGFLSKSSSEFEILHAIHQVASGLKFISPELAQEMANNLNQEHEGEPHKLLSDREYQTMIMIASGKSVSDIAKELSLSVKTISEYRSRILIKMRLRHNAELTHYAIKNQLVE, encoded by the coding sequence ATGACCGATTCCAATAGCACCAAATTAATGATTGTCGACGCGCATCCTGTCGTTCGCGCAGGCATTCGACACATCGTCAAGAACGTTCCGCAAATTGAAGTTGTTGCAGAAGCCAGTACAGGTCAAGAAGCTATCAAGCTGGCAAGACAAATTGAGACTCGCATCATTCTGATCGAAATTGCGCTCAACGATCGCAATGGCATTGATGTACTGAAGCAGATCAAAAGGGAATTCCCGCAGGTCGGTATTCTTGTTTTCTCTTCGCACAGAGAAGATCAATATGCAATCCGATCACTTAAAGCCGGCGCTTCAGGCTTCCTGAGTAAGTCAAGTTCCGAATTTGAAATCTTACATGCTATCCACCAAGTCGCCTCGGGATTGAAGTTCATTAGTCCCGAATTAGCACAAGAGATGGCTAATAATCTCAATCAAGAGCATGAAGGCGAGCCGCACAAACTTCTTTCTGATCGAGAATACCAAACCATGATCATGATAGCCTCAGGTAAAAGTGTTAGCGATATTGCCAAAGAACTCTCTCTTTCTGTCAAAACGATCAGTGAGTATCGCTCTAGAATTTTGATCAAGATGCGATTACGACACAATGCAGAACTGACGCACTATGCGATTAAGAATCAACTGGTAGAATGA
- the greB gene encoding transcription elongation factor GreB encodes MSKAFVKEMAAEDDDEESGAPAIPAGTKNYMTPEGHLRMKTELLNLIDNERPEVVKIVSWAASNGDRSENGDYIYGKRRLREIDRRIRFLTKRLDIAEVVDPSVHFGSDQVFFGATVEYEDEKGEIKRVRIVGVDEFDPLKGKISWISPVARALTKAKIDDVVHLRTPEGEKELTILDVEYPSPNKSS; translated from the coding sequence ATGAGCAAAGCGTTTGTAAAAGAAATGGCAGCGGAAGATGACGATGAGGAATCAGGTGCCCCAGCGATACCCGCAGGAACAAAAAATTACATGACCCCAGAAGGTCATCTTCGCATGAAAACCGAACTGCTTAATTTGATCGACAATGAGCGTCCGGAGGTGGTAAAAATTGTTTCTTGGGCTGCCTCGAATGGTGACCGCTCGGAGAATGGTGACTACATCTATGGTAAGCGGCGTCTCCGCGAGATCGACCGTCGCATTCGTTTTCTGACGAAACGTTTGGATATTGCTGAAGTCGTCGATCCAAGTGTGCATTTCGGTTCGGATCAAGTATTTTTTGGTGCGACCGTGGAGTATGAAGATGAGAAGGGTGAGATTAAACGCGTACGCATCGTTGGTGTCGACGAGTTTGACCCGCTAAAGGGTAAGATCAGTTGGATTTCTCCGGTGGCACGAGCGCTTACGAAGGCAAAAATCGATGACGTGGTTCATTTGCGCACGCCGGAAGGTGAGAAAGAGCTCACCATTTTGGATGTTGAATATCCGAGCCCAAACAAATCAAGCTGA
- a CDS encoding RelA/SpoT family protein, which produces MNLPVDKSPSPSLTALAEPQALPNATPNKRRRSPSKTQEEVHAPAPAVASITALTNRLSEYLSASDLKLVREAYRFSDEMHLGQVRKSGEPYISHPIAVAEICAEWKLDVQAIMAALLHDVMEDQDVKKEELIERFGAPVAALVDGLSKLEKIEFQSHIEAQAENFRKMLLAMARDVRVILVKLADRLHNMRTLGVMSPEKQRRIASETMEVYVPIAHRLGLNNIYRELQDLSFAHIYPMRYRTLSKAIKAARGNRREVVNKIMAAVKTTLQEAGLEAQVDGREKTLYGIYCKMRDKQLSFSQVLDIYGFRIVVDTFKNSYFALGTLHALYKPMPGKFKDYIAIPKSNGYQSLHTTLIGPYGTPVEFQIRTQEMHRVAESGVAAHWLYKNEAGTLTDLQQRTHAWLQSLLDIQKQTGDSAEFLEHVKVDLFPDSVYVFTPKSKIFALPRGATALDFAYHIHTDIGDQAIATRINNEPVPLRTELKNGDIIEIITSPNSRPTPNWLTYVRTGKARSAIRHYLRTINLNESTELGKQLLAQALVSVHLNPELPESLVEKLLNESSANSLEELHTDIGIGKRMAALVARHILDLVENDSPSIPFQHLGDEKSNKPDPVMIYGTEGVSVQLATCCLPIPGDEILGQLKRDQGLIVHMADCKNAKRMQVKEPDRWIDVRWGEDINRRFDCRISVLVNNERGALARIAAEIGEADANISHVNMEDGESKDMTKIFFTIQIDGRVHLAKIIRNVKHLNGVSKIRREYAN; this is translated from the coding sequence ATGAATTTGCCAGTCGACAAATCGCCCTCCCCTTCCCTCACTGCTCTCGCAGAGCCCCAAGCTTTGCCGAACGCAACGCCAAATAAAAGGCGTCGATCTCCCTCTAAAACACAAGAAGAAGTTCACGCGCCAGCTCCGGCCGTCGCTTCCATCACGGCACTTACCAATCGTCTTTCAGAATACCTATCCGCTAGTGATCTAAAGCTAGTGCGTGAAGCCTATCGCTTTTCTGATGAAATGCACCTAGGCCAGGTTCGCAAATCGGGCGAGCCGTATATTTCACACCCTATTGCGGTAGCTGAGATTTGCGCTGAGTGGAAATTGGATGTGCAAGCGATCATGGCGGCACTCTTGCACGACGTCATGGAAGATCAGGACGTCAAAAAAGAGGAACTCATTGAGCGCTTTGGAGCACCGGTTGCAGCCTTGGTTGATGGTCTCTCGAAGTTAGAAAAAATCGAGTTTCAAAGTCATATCGAAGCGCAGGCGGAAAACTTCCGCAAAATGCTGTTGGCGATGGCCCGCGATGTGCGCGTTATCCTCGTCAAACTCGCAGATCGACTGCACAATATGCGGACCCTGGGTGTCATGTCGCCCGAGAAACAGCGAAGAATCGCGAGTGAAACGATGGAAGTGTACGTACCCATCGCTCATCGCTTAGGCTTAAACAACATCTATCGCGAACTACAAGACCTGTCTTTTGCGCACATCTACCCTATGCGCTACCGCACGCTCTCGAAGGCGATTAAAGCGGCACGTGGCAATCGACGTGAAGTTGTGAATAAAATTATGGCAGCAGTCAAAACGACGCTGCAAGAAGCGGGACTCGAGGCACAGGTCGACGGACGTGAGAAAACCTTGTACGGAATTTATTGCAAAATGAGAGACAAGCAACTGAGTTTCTCACAAGTGCTGGATATTTACGGTTTCCGTATCGTCGTCGATACCTTTAAGAATAGCTATTTTGCCTTGGGCACTTTGCATGCGCTATACAAGCCTATGCCTGGCAAATTTAAGGACTACATTGCGATTCCAAAGTCGAACGGCTACCAATCCTTGCACACTACCTTGATTGGGCCTTACGGTACTCCGGTCGAATTCCAAATTCGTACACAAGAAATGCATCGCGTGGCCGAGTCCGGTGTCGCTGCACATTGGCTCTACAAGAATGAAGCAGGTACCCTTACAGACCTCCAGCAAAGAACGCATGCATGGTTACAGTCATTGCTGGATATCCAAAAACAAACGGGCGATTCTGCAGAGTTTTTGGAGCATGTCAAAGTCGATCTATTCCCCGATAGCGTGTATGTATTCACGCCAAAATCGAAAATCTTTGCCTTGCCGCGTGGTGCCACTGCGCTCGACTTCGCCTATCACATCCATACTGATATCGGCGATCAAGCCATCGCGACCCGCATCAATAATGAGCCGGTTCCGCTACGCACCGAGTTAAAGAATGGTGACATTATTGAGATCATCACTTCGCCAAACTCGCGCCCAACGCCGAATTGGCTGACCTACGTCAGAACTGGCAAAGCACGCTCAGCGATTCGCCATTATCTGCGTACTATTAATCTCAATGAATCGACCGAGCTTGGCAAACAACTTTTAGCGCAAGCCCTCGTATCGGTCCACTTGAATCCAGAGCTTCCAGAGAGTTTGGTCGAAAAATTACTTAACGAATCGAGCGCCAATTCACTTGAAGAATTGCACACCGATATCGGCATTGGCAAACGAATGGCAGCATTGGTCGCGCGCCATATTTTGGATTTAGTGGAAAACGATTCGCCATCAATTCCTTTCCAACATCTCGGTGACGAAAAATCCAACAAACCTGATCCTGTGATGATTTATGGGACTGAGGGTGTGTCGGTGCAATTAGCAACATGTTGCCTGCCAATTCCAGGCGACGAAATTTTAGGTCAACTCAAACGAGATCAAGGATTGATCGTCCATATGGCCGACTGCAAGAATGCTAAACGCATGCAGGTTAAGGAGCCTGATCGTTGGATTGATGTGCGCTGGGGTGAAGATATCAATCGCCGCTTTGATTGCCGTATCTCTGTGTTAGTCAACAACGAGCGCGGGGCCTTAGCGCGCATCGCCGCTGAAATTGGCGAGGCCGACGCCAACATTAGTCACGTGAATATGGAAGATGGCGAGTCGAAGGATATGACCAAGATTTTCTTCACGATCCAGATCGACGGTCGCGTGCACCTAGCCAAAATTATTCGCAACGTAAAACATCTCAACGGTGTCAGTAAGATTCGACGCGAATACGCGAATTAG
- the rpoZ gene encoding DNA-directed RNA polymerase subunit omega has protein sequence MARITVEDSLKQIPNRFQLTLCATYRARQLLQGHTPKVEAKNKPTVVALREIADGKVGLEMLKKVPY, from the coding sequence ATGGCACGCATCACCGTTGAAGATTCATTGAAACAGATTCCAAACCGCTTCCAATTAACTTTGTGTGCGACCTATCGCGCCCGTCAATTGTTGCAAGGTCATACACCAAAAGTTGAAGCAAAAAACAAACCAACTGTGGTCGCTTTGCGTGAAATCGCTGACGGCAAAGTTGGCTTGGAAATGTTGAAAAAAGTCCCTTATTAA
- the gmk gene encoding guanylate kinase, with protein MAEKKHVSGSLFMVSAPSGAGKSSLVNGLLKLEPELKLSISFTTRPPRPGEENGREYHFVSADDFLARKNRGEFLEFAEVHGNYYGTSKILIQEAMAAGTDILLEIDWQGAQQVKKQFPSVASIFILPPSIEALEERLNKRGQDSQEVISRRILAAGGEMAHAPDFEYVIINQDFEKALSELVAIVRATRCRTSQQTVRNAALFAQLGIQVNH; from the coding sequence ATGGCAGAAAAAAAACACGTATCAGGTAGCCTTTTTATGGTTTCAGCTCCCTCTGGCGCAGGTAAATCTTCGCTGGTGAACGGACTCCTAAAACTGGAACCAGAGCTCAAGCTATCAATTTCTTTCACAACGCGCCCACCCCGCCCTGGCGAAGAAAATGGTCGCGAGTATCACTTTGTTTCTGCTGATGATTTTTTAGCACGCAAGAATCGAGGCGAGTTTCTCGAGTTTGCCGAAGTGCATGGGAACTACTATGGAACCTCGAAAATTTTGATTCAAGAAGCAATGGCCGCGGGAACCGACATCTTGCTTGAGATTGATTGGCAAGGCGCTCAACAAGTAAAAAAACAATTCCCTTCGGTCGCCAGCATCTTCATCCTACCGCCCTCCATTGAGGCACTAGAGGAACGCCTCAACAAGCGAGGACAGGACTCTCAAGAGGTGATTTCCCGTCGAATTTTGGCGGCTGGCGGCGAAATGGCGCACGCTCCTGACTTCGAATATGTTATTATCAACCAAGATTTTGAAAAAGCCTTGTCCGAATTAGTTGCGATTGTACGAGCAACACGCTGCAGAACCAGTCAGCAAACCGTGCGCAACGCCGCACTCTTCGCCCAACTTGGCATACAAGTCAATCATTAA
- a CDS encoding YicC/YloC family endoribonuclease translates to MTGYATSTKETDAGTITIEIKSVNSRFLDLQFRINDEFRSVEPLFRDAISKRISRGKVECRFSFGKKINDNKNRSLNLDLLDQLKTYQEQLRLHFPTAKELSVSDFLRWPGVIEEAEINSENLQEQIQQSIEATLSDFIKSREREGAALSQVLNKCIDEMESIVTRITPLLPVVLQQFQQKSINRLEEALGIALNKADTALPNLSRDEVMDRIRQEVTMYGIRIDVNEELARLSGHLNETRQIIKKGGQVGKRLDFMMQELNREANTLGSKAALKELADASMELKLLIEQMREQVQNLE, encoded by the coding sequence ATGACTGGTTATGCCACCAGCACCAAAGAAACCGACGCCGGCACGATAACGATAGAAATCAAGAGTGTCAATTCACGCTTTCTTGATCTGCAATTCCGAATCAATGATGAGTTTCGTTCGGTCGAGCCCTTGTTTCGCGATGCGATTAGCAAACGCATTAGTCGTGGCAAAGTTGAATGTCGTTTTAGTTTTGGGAAGAAAATTAACGACAACAAGAACCGATCGCTCAATCTCGACCTACTCGATCAGCTCAAGACTTATCAAGAACAATTACGCTTGCATTTTCCAACTGCGAAAGAACTGAGCGTCAGTGACTTCTTACGTTGGCCAGGAGTCATTGAAGAAGCCGAAATCAACTCAGAAAATTTACAGGAACAAATTCAACAAAGCATCGAAGCGACCTTGAGCGACTTCATTAAGAGTCGGGAACGTGAGGGGGCGGCACTCAGTCAAGTTCTTAATAAATGCATTGACGAGATGGAGTCCATTGTCACAAGAATTACGCCATTACTCCCAGTTGTGTTACAACAATTCCAGCAAAAGTCGATAAATCGATTGGAAGAGGCACTAGGAATTGCATTGAACAAAGCAGATACTGCGCTCCCTAACCTGTCACGCGACGAAGTGATGGATAGAATACGCCAAGAAGTCACTATGTACGGTATCCGCATTGATGTGAATGAAGAGCTTGCACGACTTTCAGGGCATCTAAACGAGACACGTCAAATCATTAAAAAAGGTGGTCAAGTCGGAAAACGCTTAGATTTCATGATGCAAGAATTGAATCGCGAAGCCAATACGCTTGGTTCCAAAGCGGCACTCAAAGAACTCGCCGACGCTTCAATGGAACTCAAACTCCTGATCGAACAAATGCGAGAACAAGTGCAAAATCTCGAATAA
- a CDS encoding serine/threonine protein kinase: protein MAAQNNAPLPDGLEIAGYRIVKKIASGGFSIVYLATDEDGNAVAIKEYLPSSLALRQVGELVPAISAENFPIYRIGLKCFFEEGRALARIAHPNVVSVINFFRANETVYMVMAYESGRSLQEHILRRRDKGEKPLVSERFIRKMFNMVMNGLREVHTNKLLHLDLKPANIYLRMDGTPILLDFGAARQTLKTDMPKLYPMYTPGFAAPELYVKNSNLGPWTDIYSIGASMFACMVGAPPQPADQRKTNDKMEAHYKKLEGTYSAELIDVVRMCLKLDPLERPQSVFALQKALSVKSPPQRELTLMEKAKVKLSGLFGRGGKDSDEKDFTTIQEDTI, encoded by the coding sequence ATGGCAGCACAAAATAACGCACCTTTACCAGACGGCTTAGAAATTGCCGGATACCGTATTGTAAAGAAAATCGCTTCTGGTGGCTTCAGTATTGTCTATTTGGCGACCGACGAAGATGGCAATGCTGTTGCAATTAAAGAATATTTGCCTAGTTCCTTGGCATTGCGACAAGTTGGCGAGCTTGTGCCTGCGATTTCTGCGGAAAACTTTCCGATCTATCGTATCGGTCTGAAATGCTTTTTTGAAGAAGGCCGAGCACTGGCACGGATCGCTCACCCGAACGTTGTTAGCGTTATTAATTTCTTTCGTGCTAATGAAACCGTCTACATGGTGATGGCATACGAGTCGGGGCGCTCTTTGCAAGAACATATCTTGCGTCGTCGTGATAAAGGTGAGAAGCCTCTGGTCTCTGAAAGGTTTATCCGCAAAATGTTCAATATGGTGATGAACGGTTTGCGAGAGGTGCATACTAATAAACTGCTGCATCTTGATTTGAAACCAGCGAATATCTACTTAAGGATGGACGGTACGCCAATTCTGCTTGACTTTGGCGCTGCGCGGCAAACGCTCAAAACGGATATGCCTAAACTATATCCGATGTATACACCAGGCTTTGCTGCACCAGAGTTGTATGTGAAAAACAGTAATCTTGGTCCATGGACTGATATTTACAGTATCGGCGCATCAATGTTCGCTTGTATGGTTGGGGCTCCACCGCAGCCCGCAGATCAGCGCAAGACGAATGACAAGATGGAAGCGCATTACAAAAAGCTTGAAGGCACATACTCCGCCGAATTGATTGACGTTGTGCGGATGTGCTTGAAGTTAGATCCACTCGAGCGACCACAAAGTGTGTTTGCCTTACAAAAAGCTTTGTCAGTGAAGTCGCCACCTCAACGAGAACTGACCTTGATGGAAAAAGCCAAAGTGAAACTTTCGGGCTTGTTTGGTCGTGGGGGTAAAGACTCTGACGAAAAGGATTTTACGACCATCCAAGAAGATACGATCTGA
- a CDS encoding PP2C family protein-serine/threonine phosphatase — MRFSVYQESHIGGRKVNQDRMGYSFTRDAILLLLADGMGGHIMGEMAATIAMQTIGSLFQKQAHPMIDKPERFLEKGFLAAHNEIHRFRQLKNLPETPRTTIVACLIQNGNAYWAHCGDSRLYWMRDGHILMRTKDHSRLETLIEQGKVDPSERNTHPDRNKLFNCLGAPHAPIVELSRRASLQAGDLILLCSDGLWGVLPDHLLAQRLHEQTIVRAIPELVRTAVEIAGRQGDNATALAMMWEGNDILENSSIISTNTLPIGSIATTIQIPVDVDDENAEADLFNDEEIEKAINEIRNAIHNSTRLTNKNDK, encoded by the coding sequence ATGAGATTTTCAGTCTATCAAGAGAGCCACATTGGCGGTCGCAAGGTCAATCAAGATCGCATGGGTTACTCCTTCACGCGTGATGCGATTTTGCTTTTGCTTGCCGATGGAATGGGTGGGCATATCATGGGCGAAATGGCTGCCACCATTGCGATGCAAACGATAGGAAGCTTGTTTCAGAAACAGGCTCATCCTATGATCGATAAACCAGAGCGATTCTTGGAAAAAGGATTTTTGGCCGCGCATAACGAGATTCATCGTTTTCGTCAGTTGAAGAATTTGCCCGAGACACCGCGCACCACCATCGTCGCTTGCTTAATTCAAAACGGCAATGCTTACTGGGCACATTGTGGAGACTCGCGCCTGTATTGGATGCGCGATGGTCACATCTTGATGCGCACCAAAGATCACTCGCGGCTTGAAACTTTGATTGAGCAGGGGAAAGTCGATCCGTCGGAGCGGAATACTCACCCCGACCGAAACAAATTATTTAACTGCTTAGGCGCGCCGCATGCGCCCATCGTCGAACTTTCGCGGCGAGCCTCATTGCAGGCGGGAGATTTGATTTTGCTTTGTTCAGATGGTTTGTGGGGAGTCTTACCTGACCATCTCTTAGCGCAACGTTTGCACGAACAAACCATTGTGCGAGCAATTCCAGAACTCGTTCGTACGGCGGTTGAAATTGCAGGCCGCCAAGGTGATAACGCGACCGCTCTCGCCATGATGTGGGAAGGTAACGATATCCTCGAGAATTCATCGATTATCTCAACCAATACCCTACCAATTGGATCGATCGCGACAACCATACAAATACCTGTTGATGTCGATGATGAAAATGCAGAGGCAGATCTCTTCAATGACGAAGAAATTGAAAAAGCCATTAACGAGATTCGTAACGCGATCCATAATTCAACGCGTTTGACGAATAAGAATGATAAATAG
- the rph gene encoding ribonuclease PH: protein MSTSNRPSGRVANQLRDVRFTRHFTKHAEGSVLVEFGETKVICTASIEDKVPGFLKGKGQGWLTAEYGMLPRSTHSRMDREAAKGKQSGRTQEIQRLIGRSLRAAFDLEAFGERTLHLDCDVIQADGGTRTASISGAMVAAYDAFAKMVAAGTITSIPVKQFVAAISVGVHDGQPVLDLDYLEDSNCDTDMNVVMEDSGKFIEVQGTAEGMAFDRSTLNSLLDLAQDGIAQIISEQKRVLGISA from the coding sequence ATGAGTACAAGTAATCGCCCAAGTGGCCGCGTAGCAAATCAACTTCGTGACGTGCGATTCACGCGTCATTTCACCAAGCATGCTGAGGGATCGGTTCTGGTTGAATTTGGTGAAACGAAAGTCATCTGTACCGCGAGTATTGAAGATAAAGTACCTGGCTTTTTGAAGGGCAAAGGGCAAGGTTGGTTGACTGCTGAGTATGGCATGCTGCCACGTTCAACACATAGCCGAATGGATAGAGAAGCCGCTAAAGGTAAGCAGTCTGGGCGGACCCAAGAAATTCAACGTTTGATTGGCCGCTCTTTGCGCGCAGCATTTGATTTGGAAGCTTTTGGTGAGCGCACCTTGCATTTGGATTGCGATGTTATTCAAGCTGATGGTGGGACGCGCACCGCCTCCATTTCCGGTGCAATGGTCGCCGCGTATGATGCCTTCGCGAAAATGGTGGCGGCCGGAACAATTACCTCTATTCCAGTCAAACAGTTCGTTGCAGCGATCTCGGTTGGCGTCCACGATGGGCAACCAGTGTTGGATCTCGATTATCTGGAAGACTCCAATTGCGACACCGATATGAATGTGGTGATGGAAGATAGTGGCAAGTTTATTGAAGTGCAGGGAACCGCGGAAGGTATGGCCTTTGATCGTTCGACTCTGAACTCGTTGCTTGATCTTGCCCAGGATGGCATTGCACAGATTATTTCCGAGCAAAAACGCGTGCTTGGGATATCTGCATGA
- the rdgB gene encoding RdgB/HAM1 family non-canonical purine NTP pyrophosphatase gives MSQRIVLASNNQGKLREFFQILSPLGFELVSQADYAVPDCPEPYFTFVENALAKARHAAKMTGLPALADDSGICASALGGAPGVFSARYAGEPKSDHANNQKLIADLSAHADKSVYYYCVLVFVRSENDPQPVIADGRWLGQLVSEPRGDGGFGYDPYFFLPEFGKTVAELSPEQKNNISHRAQALQALIQKLK, from the coding sequence ATGAGCCAGCGCATTGTTCTCGCCTCAAATAATCAAGGAAAGCTTCGAGAGTTCTTTCAGATTTTGTCTCCGCTCGGTTTTGAGCTAGTTTCGCAAGCTGATTATGCAGTTCCTGATTGCCCAGAACCGTATTTTACTTTTGTTGAAAATGCGCTAGCGAAAGCACGGCATGCAGCGAAAATGACGGGCTTGCCAGCCTTGGCGGATGACTCAGGTATTTGTGCCTCCGCATTGGGAGGTGCCCCAGGTGTTTTTTCTGCGCGCTACGCTGGCGAACCAAAATCCGATCATGCTAATAATCAAAAACTGATTGCCGACCTGAGTGCACATGCAGATAAGTCTGTGTACTACTACTGCGTGCTAGTGTTTGTGCGTTCAGAAAACGACCCGCAGCCCGTTATAGCCGATGGGCGTTGGCTTGGTCAGCTTGTCAGTGAACCGCGCGGCGATGGTGGGTTTGGATATGATCCTTACTTTTTTCTGCCAGAGTTCGGAAAAACCGTCGCTGAGCTCAGTCCAGAGCAAAAAAATAATATTTCGCATCGAGCACAAGCACTGCAAGCACTGATTCAAAAACTGAAGTAA
- the hemW gene encoding radical SAM family heme chaperone HemW: protein MSEVSSEVQQQFLQKGVLNLISLPPLSVYVHFPWCVRKCPYCDFNSHEVKTSFDEELYLDALRADLEHALPAIWGRKIYTIFIGGGTPSLMSAKGLDRLLSDLRTLLPIDGAAEITMEANPGTFETEKFRSYRDSGINRLSIGIQSFNSQHLKSLGRIHDGVEAQRAIEIAQKYFDNFNLDLMFALPSQTLEECVTDLETALSFAPPHLSLYHLTLEPNTYFAKYPPQIPDDDLSAEMQDQIHVRMAAAGYEHYEVSAYAKEGKQSRHNLNYWNFGDYLGIGAGAHSKLSFPHRIVRQMRHKQPRAYIDSALRGDAIQENNEIARDELPFEFMLNALRLNHGFESKLFFERTGLLLNSIDPSLTLAEKKGLLEIDHLRIKPTELGKRFLNDLQQIFLGM from the coding sequence ATGAGTGAAGTCTCTTCCGAAGTGCAGCAGCAATTTCTCCAAAAAGGCGTGCTGAACTTAATCAGCCTGCCACCATTGTCTGTGTATGTCCATTTTCCGTGGTGTGTACGGAAGTGTCCTTATTGCGATTTTAACTCGCACGAAGTGAAAACGAGCTTCGATGAAGAACTCTATTTGGATGCTCTGAGAGCAGATCTTGAACATGCTTTGCCGGCGATTTGGGGACGCAAGATCTATACCATTTTTATTGGGGGGGGGACGCCAAGTTTGATGTCGGCAAAAGGACTTGATCGACTCTTATCCGATTTGCGCACCTTGTTGCCCATTGACGGTGCGGCTGAAATTACGATGGAAGCTAACCCAGGTACTTTCGAGACGGAGAAGTTTCGTTCTTATCGCGACAGCGGTATTAATCGCCTATCGATCGGCATTCAGAGTTTCAATAGCCAACACCTCAAATCCTTGGGACGGATCCATGATGGAGTGGAAGCTCAACGAGCGATTGAGATCGCACAAAAATATTTCGATAACTTTAATCTTGATTTGATGTTCGCGTTGCCTTCTCAAACCTTAGAAGAATGCGTGACCGATCTAGAGACCGCCTTGAGTTTCGCGCCGCCACATCTATCGCTGTATCATTTGACGCTCGAGCCGAATACTTATTTCGCTAAGTACCCTCCACAAATTCCGGATGACGATCTCAGCGCGGAAATGCAAGACCAGATTCATGTGCGCATGGCGGCTGCCGGTTATGAACATTATGAGGTGTCGGCCTATGCGAAAGAGGGGAAACAATCTCGCCATAATTTGAACTATTGGAATTTTGGTGATTACTTGGGAATCGGCGCAGGGGCTCATTCCAAGCTCTCATTTCCACATCGAATCGTTCGCCAGATGCGTCACAAGCAGCCTCGAGCCTACATTGATTCGGCATTGCGTGGCGATGCAATACAAGAGAACAATGAGATTGCGCGTGACGAGCTACCATTTGAATTTATGTTGAATGCGCTGCGACTCAATCATGGATTTGAATCGAAATTGTTCTTTGAGCGTACCGGTTTACTCCTCAATTCGATCGACCCAAGTTTAACTTTGGCGGAAAAAAAAGGTTTATTGGAAATTGATCATTTACGCATCAAACCCACCGAGCTCGGAAAGCGCTTCTTGAATGACTTGCAGCAAATTTTTCTTGGCATGTGA